Within Pseudomonas paeninsulae, the genomic segment CACTAGCTGACCGAAGCTTCATCTAAAAGGCTCGCTTACCGACACAAGGTAAACGGGCCTTTTACGTTGCACTCTCGAGTTTCGGACGGGGTTATCATGATTTTTTGCGTAGGCAGAGTGGTTTATGTCCAGCGACAAAGTTGAAGTGACTATCACCTATTGCAGTCAGTGCCAGTGGCTGTTGCGCGCGGCCTGGCTGGCCCAGGAACTGCTGTCGACCTTCGCCGATGATCTTGGCAAGGTCAGCCTGCAGCCTGGCAGCGGTGGGGTGTTTCGCGTCACCTGTGACGGCGTGCAGATATGGGAACGCAAGGCCGACGGTGGTTTTCCCGAAGCCAAGGTGCTCAAGCAGCGCTTGCGCGACTTGATCGATCCGGCGCGGGATCTTGGCCACAATGATCGTTCAGTCGACACCTGACCGTTCGTACGGCAGCGCTTTGCTGGATTGATTGGCATTCTGGCAATCCTGGCAATCCTGGCAATCCTGGTAACTCAATACACTCAGCCACGCTGGGCCGTGACAAATACGCGAGCCTCATTTGGCTGATCGTTCGGTCAGCTTTTATGTTTTTGGCCTTGTTCTCAAGCTGCCTCGGCGCTAGGGTTGCCAGCCCTGTAGGCTAGTTGCGACGATGTTGGAATTTTAGTGAAAGCCACGCATGAAACCTCTTTTCAATTGTATTTTCGACCGCTGCGGACCGACGCAAATTGAACGCGCCGTCTAGAGCCCTGCTATTGCTGGCACTGGTGGTCGCGGCGATCAATCTGCGCCCCGGTATCACCTCTCTGGCGCCGCTTATCGAGCGGATTGCCGATGAGTTGGCGTTGAGCCGGAGCCTGATCAGCCTGACCACGGCATTGCCGGTACTGTGCATGGGATTGCTGGCACCTTTTGCACCGCGTCTGGCTCTGCGTCTAGGGCTGGAACGCACCATCGCCTTGTGCATGGGGGTGATCACCGCCGCCTTGCTGATGCGCCTGGCTGGCCAGTCCAGTGTTGTGCTGATTGCCAGTGCGGTGCTGCTCGGTGCCGCCATTGCGATTGCCGGGCCATTGCTGTCGGGGTTTATCAAGCGCCACTTCGTTGGGCAGATGGGCACCGTGGTCGGCTGGTATTCCCTGAGCATGGCTGTAGGCGGCGCGGCTGGTGCCGTGCTGACGGCGCCGGCCACGCAACTGTTCGGCGACAGTTGGCCGCAGGGGCTGGCGGTCTGGGCCTTGCCTGCGATGTTGGGGCTGCTGTTATGGCTGTGCCTGCCCAATCGGGCGGAGTCTGCGGAAGCCGCCGAAGCCGACAGCGGTTTGCCCTGGAATCAACCGCGGGCCTGGTTGATCAGCTGCTTTTTCGCGATTCAGGCCGGGCTGTTCTATGCCCTGGCAACCTGGGCGGTGGCGCGTTACCACGAGGCAGGCTTGACCCTGCCGCACAGCAATGCGCTGTTCAGTATTTCGATGCTGATGGGCATGCCCAGTGCCTTCCTGTTGCCCTGGCTGGCCCAGCGTTTCGGCAATCGTTATGCCTTGTTGGTCGCCTGTGGCGTGGTCTCGTCTGTCAGCTTGGCGATGATCACCTTCGTGCCGACTTTCGCGCCGGAATTCTGGGCGGTCAGCATCGGCTTCGGTCTCGGCGGCTCATTTGCTTTGTCCCTGGTGCTGCCGTTGTACGAGGCGGGCTCGCCGCTGGCGGTCAGTCGCTGGACTGCGATGATGCTCTGCATGGGCTACAGCATCGCGTGTCTGACGCCGGTTCTGACTGGTCTGGCGCGCGATCTTGCCGGTCACTATCAATTGCCGTTCATGGTGCTGACCAGCCTGGCGCTGTTGATGACGGCGCTGGCCTGGGTCATGCGTCGCGGCCCGCGTCTTTCCTGACCCGGCGAGTGTGAGTCGGCCGGCAAAATGACAAAATTCCCCAGCAGTTCCTTTCTCGGCAATCGGCGCTGTGTTAGAAGGCAGCCTTGATTTTCTGGAGTGCCCGTGTGGAGTCTGAATCCATCGTTTATGGCTGCATTCGCGACTGGCCGTCCGATAGTCCGGCACAGAGCCGTCTGCGCCGTGAGATCAACCACCAGGTGCTGGGTGAGTTGCCGGCTGATGAGGCCTGGCCATTTCTCGGGCGCGAGATGTTTGCCTTCTGCCAGCAGCCCGAAGAAGGCCTGTACCAGACGCAGGTGATTCACTTCGGCGCCAGTTACCGCGCGGTCGAGTACGAGTGGAGTCTGTGGGTCGAGCGGTTCGAGACACTGCTCAAACGCCTGTATTGGGCCAGCGCCGTGGTGCATCTGGAAACCGAACTGAGCGGCACTCATACTTTCCGCTGGGAGTCGGACAACGCGGGTCACAGCCCTCAGGAAGGCGAGTTACGGGTGCGCTGCGCCTGGGAGCGCGAAGGCGGCTTGCGCGGCTGAATGCCGGGTTGCCGCCTACCTATGCGTTCAGGGTTTAGGTTGGCGATACAGGTCGATCAGTACCTGGTCGAGAATCGATGACGCGCCCCAGGGCCGCTGATCATTGAGAATCGCCACCACCGCCCAACTGTTGCCATTGCTGTCGCGGCTGTAGCCGGCGATGGCACGGACATTGTTCAGGGTGCCGGTCTTGATATGTGCCTCGCCGGCCAGGGCGGTGCGGTGCAGGCGTTTGCGCATGGTGCCGTCCATGGCTACCAGCGGTAGGGAGCTGATGAATTCGGCGGCATAGGGGCTTTTCCAGGCAGCCTGAAGCAGTTGTGCCATTTCACGTGCGCTGACGCGCTCGTCACGCGACAGGCCGGAGCCGTTCTCGATTACCAGGTGCGGGGCAGTAAGGCCCTTGCGCGCCAGCCAGCTGCGGATCACCCGCTGGGCGGCCTTGGCGTCGTCGCCGTCGGCCTCATTGCGAAACTGCGCGCCGAGGCTCAGAAACAGTTGACGGGCCATGGTGTTGTTACTGTATTTGTTGATGTCGCGGATGATCTCCACCAGATCCGGGGAGAAAGCGCGAGCAAGCAAGCGGGCATCTTTCGGTACCTCGGCGAGGCGGTCCTTGCCGAGGATCTTGCCGCCCAGCTCCTGCCAGATGGCCCGTACGGTGCCGGCCGCATAGCCGGGATGGTCGAGCAGCGACAGATAGGTCTGGGCCTTACAGCCCTCTGCAAGTTTGCCGGTGACTATCACGGTAGTACCGTCGAACTGTTTCACCGGGTTGTAGCGCACATCCGGCCAGCCTGGACATTTGCCTGCCGGCAAGGCCTTGACCTGATTGTCGATGCGGATCTCGGCAATCGGTGGCTCGACCGCGATATGCACCTTGCCGCCGTCGGTACGCGCGACGAAGCGCACTGCCTTGAGGTTGACCAGCAAGGCGTCGGGGGTGACCAGATAAGGTTTGTTGGTGTCGCCACCGTCATCGTTGAAGGTCGGCAGCGCGGGCTGGTTGAAGTGGCTGCGATCAAGTACCAGGTCGCCGCTTATCTGGTGCACGCCGTTGGCGCGCAGGTCGCGCAGCAGCAGCCAGAGGCGCTCCATGTTCAGCTTGGGGTCGCCACCGCCTTTGAGGAACAGGTTGCCGTGCAGCACGCCGTCTTTCAGCGGGCCGTCGGTGTAGAACTCGGTTTTCCACTGGTGCGTCGGGCCGAGCAGTTCCAGCGCGGCAAAAGTGGTCACCAGCTTCATGGTCGAGGCCGGATTGATCGACACGTCGGCGTTGAAGAAGGTGCTGTTGCCAGGACCGGTAAGCGGCAGGGTGACCACCGACAGCGATTGGGTACTGATCTTGCTGGCTTTCAGCGATTGCTCAACCTTGGGCGACAGGCCGCTGTTGACGGCAGCCTGCAAGGGTAGGGCGAGCGGTAGGAGCAAGCCGGCGATAACCAGCGTGCGCAAGGTGTTGATCATGGGTAGATACCCTCCAGTTGAGGGTTGGTGGTCACGAATGACATGTACGGAAGGTCTCGTCGAGGTTTTGCGAATTGCCGCACATTATGCCCGAGGGCCGGGATGCTGCGCTGCTCCATGATCGGCGTCAATGCTTTGCTCCGGTGCAGCGCCTGTCGCCTGGCAGGCAGCGAGGCGGGCAATTCGCACGGCAAGCTGCTAAAGTGCCGCGCGTTATCACTTTTGAGGATTGTTCCATGGCTACTAACCGTTCCCGCCGTCTGCGCAAAAAACTCTGCGTGGATGAATTCCAGGAGCTGGGTTTTGAGCTGAACCTGAACTTCAAAGACGATCTGGCCGAAGAGGCCATTGATGCATTCCTTGATCAGTTTCTGCGTGACGCCATGACCGCCAATGGTCTTGGTTATGTCGGCGGCGATGACTATGGTCTGGTATGTCTGGCCCAGCGTGGCTCGGTCAGCGAAGAACAGCGTACCCAGGTCGAAGCTTGGTTGAAAGGTCGTGATGAGCTGGTCGACATTACTGTCAGCCCGCTGATGGATGTCTGGTATCCAGAAAGCACCATCAATACTCCGGCCTGACGTTCGCCGGCTGGGCATGCAACATGCCCAGCCGTTGCTTCACCGTCCATGCAGGACCTCGCGTTCCACCCCTCTCTCCTGCAAGACCCTCTACTTCGGCAAAAAGATACCAAACCCAGTGGGCGCCTTGTCTAGCAGTCCGGCTTTGCTCAGTACCGTGCGGTCATCCACCTCATCGATCTGTTGCGCCGCATGAAGCGTTCGGCGTAGCGCCGATAAATTTCTGCGCGCACGAACAAGCCAAACAGTTGCGGGGCAATGCGCGCGTTCTTGCACATGGTCGCCATGATGAGCAGTGACTGCCGAGAGCAGCGTGGCCTTTTTTTGTACGGATGGTCCGCAGCAGTCAACGCTTCGAAAATATCGGCTATTGCCATCATTCGTGCCGGTCGGTTATCTGCTCGCGGTGCAGGCGTTTCGGACAGTGTTGTTATCGATTTTGTCGTGGTGACCTTGCCGCAGTCATGCAGCCAGGCGGCAATATGCAACACTTCCGATTTATCATCGCTGGCCGGGGCCATCGGCGTAGGGGGCTCGGCATCGATGGCGCCGACGATCAGTTGGACAAGGAGTCGAGCAGCTGTTTGCGCCCATCCAGCAGGCGCTGGCTTTCAATACACTGCGCTGCTACTCCAGACACCGCCTCGACGAACGCCACGCACTCGGGGCTTTGCATGGCTCGGTCGGCTGGCTCGCCACGGTCGCAGTGCAGCAGCACCAGGACGCCCAGCCTGTCGCCCTGAGGGTTATGCAGACCGGTGGCAACCAGGTGCACGCGCGGGCTGTCGAGGGTCAGCAGCAGGCTTCGGTAGTCGTCGGCCTGGTCGAAGCCCAGCGAGACGATGCGGCTTTTGTCGCCGTTGGCTGGTTGCTGCAGCCAGCTGGGCAATTGGCTGGCGGCCTTGGCGTAGCCACGAATGCCATGCTTGTCGAGGCTGTGCTGCGCGCCGTCGAGCAATAGACCATAAGGCTCCAGACGCCCGCTGTCGGCATCGAGCAAGTAAATCAGGCCGCCGTGGGCCGCGCTGATGGCCACGGTTTCCTGCAGGATTCGCTCAAGCAGAGTCTCTAAGCGGGTTTCGGCGCAGAGGCTGGCGGAGACCTCGAGGAAGCTGGCAATGGTCTCTTTCATCCGCGCCATGGATTTAGCCAGTTGATCCACTTCCAGTACCAGCGAGTGACCGCTGGAAGGGTGGTCGAAGTCGAAACGACGGATGGCCTCGGCCTCTAACACCAAGGCGCGCAGGGGTTTGGCCATAATGCGCGAAGCCAGCCAGCCCAAGGGTAGGCACAGCAGCAAGGCGGTCAGCGTGATCAGTGCGCCTTGCCAGCGGATGCGGTAGGCGTCGGCCAGCAGTTCGTCTTCCGGCACCAGTAGCGCTAGGTACAGACCTTGCGGTCCACCTTCCTGGATATGGCTGCGAGAGACGACCCAGCGTCGTTCGCTCAACTCCAGAACGCCCTGATGCGGGGCGTCCAGGCCATCGGCCAGGAGGGTCGCGAGCTCCGGGCTGAGGTCTCGGGCCGGGGTCAGGTACGCTTTGCCGTTATGCATCAGCAGCAGGCGCGTGCTGTCTGGATAGGCCACGGTATTGCCCTTGGCGTCGAACAGGATGACTTGGCTGTTAGCCGTCACCTGGTGCTGGGCCAGGGTTGTGGAAAGGTCGGAAAGCGTCAGGTCTGCGGCCAGAACGCTGGTCGGCCCGGCACGCCGAGTCAAGGTTGTGCCGACTTGCTGGGTGGAAAAGAACACATAAGGCGCGGTGGTGATCTGCTCCGCATGGCTGCTGGCGCTCAGGTACCAACTGCGGCTGCGTGGATCGAAGGCTTCGAGGGGGCGTTGCTGCTGGCTGATGAGGTTCAGCGCGTCATCGAAGAACAGGTAATGGACCTCGACCCCGGTTGCGCTGCGGTCGATCGACCAGACCTGATAGGTCGCCTGCTCGGGTGCCGCCAGGAGCTGCTTCACCGTCTCGCTGCGCAGTGGCCGCAGCATGAAAAAATCGCCGTCCGCATAGCCGAGGTAGAGCGAGGCCAGTTTGGGGTTGTCACGCAGGGCCTGGGCCAAAGGTTCAAGCAGCGCCAGGCGACCCTGAAGATCGGTCGCCTGGGTGTCGCGATTGAGCACCAGCATGCTGAGCAGGTGGTTGATGGGTAGGTAGGTGTGGCGCAGATCTTTCTGCACATCCTGTTGGATGCGCTCGAACAGCTTGGCGCTGCTGGAGAAGATGATCTGTGAGTTCTGCTGGTAGTTGAACAGTCCCAGTACTATGCCGATCAGCAATAACAGCAAGGTGAACAACACGCTGATATGTACGTGCAGGGGGAAGCGACGGTCGTGGGGCCTGGCAATCCTCAGCATCGCGCGTCTCTCCGTGAAGTGCGCTACGGACCCAGGAAGCATAGTGATGGGTCCGCAGGCTTGCCTACTAAATGCTATTAATTATAAGAAAACATCTGCTTAGAGCTGCTATTCGTCCGCCGGCGGGATGCCCGACTCAAGGTGCTCACCGCGGCGTGGCAACGCGCTTCGCGTGTTTGCCCAGTAACTGACTCAGGCCGTGCATGAGCAGCGCGACGAACAGCACCAGTACCACGCCAAACAGGGCGTTGAGCAAGCGCACCTCGGCAAGCTGCCAATCTTGCGCGAGGCTTTCGGCCAGCAAGACGAAGCAGACGGTGGTGTGCAGTACGAATAAGCCATAGTGGTTGGCCTGTATGGCACGGCTGATGGCGATCAGCGGCAGCAGGGTGGCGACCATCAGCGGCGGGTCCTGCAAGCTATGCCCGAGCAGAATCAATAACCCTGCCGCAGCCAGGCTGGCCAAGCTCGATTGCAGGGCGCGTACCAGGCTGCCCTGGAATTCCAGCTGCAGTGTGGTGACCACGGTCAAGGTCAACCAGTAGCCGCGTTGCAATTCAGCCAGGTTGACGACCAGACCGGCGAGCGAGAAGGCCAGGGTGCAGGCCAGCGCATGCAGGCGCCACTGCTGGCGCGGCAGGCGTTTGGCGTGGCGTTTGAGTACTTTGAGGAGGCTGACGAAGCGTGGCATGTATGGCCACATGCGCAGGCCATGCATACCGCGCAGGCCAAACGCCAGGAGCATCACCCAGAGCCCGCCGAGGATGAACAGCATGGCGATGGCGAGCGGTTTATCCAGGTTGCCCAGGCCTTGCTGACCTTGGCCCAGGCACAAACAGACGGCCAGGCCTATGCCGAGTTTGCCGGCTTCGCTGCCAAAGCGTTGTAGCCAGGCGAGCAAGAAGCCGAAGGCACCGAATAGGCCGAGACTGATCAGCGGGTCGCTGGCCGCCCAGAAACCCAGGCCGGCACTGCCGGCACCGAGGCCAATGAGCATCAACATGCGCAGCATGCCGAGGCGGTGCAGGGGGTTGGCCTGGGCGGCCTGAAAGGCGCCAACCGATGCCCAGAGAAAGCCCGGGTGGGCACTGAACAAACCCAGCAGCAGGGGCAGGGCGCAACCGAAGCCGGCGACCATCGCCGGCCCCCAGGCCGGCGGTCCGGCATGCCAGCTGAAGGTTTTGCGCAGGACACTTTTCATGAATTACACCGGACTCGAGCGCCCCGTCATTTCACGGGCCATTTCAGTAGCGTAGCTGTCGGTCATGCCGGCGATAAAGTCGATCATGCGCAGAAACGAGGTATACAGCGATCCGTGCGGATCGGGCGCATTGTTGCCGAGCAAGTCGAGGATGCGCCGGTGTTTGAACGATGGCGTGCGTCCGCCGTGCTGCTCCAGTGCGGCGCCACAAAAGGCATTGAGGAGA encodes:
- a CDS encoding SelT/SelW/SelH family protein, yielding MSSDKVEVTITYCSQCQWLLRAAWLAQELLSTFADDLGKVSLQPGSGGVFRVTCDGVQIWERKADGGFPEAKVLKQRLRDLIDPARDLGHNDRSVDT
- a CDS encoding MFS transporter — its product is MNAPSRALLLLALVVAAINLRPGITSLAPLIERIADELALSRSLISLTTALPVLCMGLLAPFAPRLALRLGLERTIALCMGVITAALLMRLAGQSSVVLIASAVLLGAAIAIAGPLLSGFIKRHFVGQMGTVVGWYSLSMAVGGAAGAVLTAPATQLFGDSWPQGLAVWALPAMLGLLLWLCLPNRAESAEAAEADSGLPWNQPRAWLISCFFAIQAGLFYALATWAVARYHEAGLTLPHSNALFSISMLMGMPSAFLLPWLAQRFGNRYALLVACGVVSSVSLAMITFVPTFAPEFWAVSIGFGLGGSFALSLVLPLYEAGSPLAVSRWTAMMLCMGYSIACLTPVLTGLARDLAGHYQLPFMVLTSLALLMTALAWVMRRGPRLS
- the dacB gene encoding D-alanyl-D-alanine carboxypeptidase/D-alanyl-D-alanine endopeptidase, which gives rise to MINTLRTLVIAGLLLPLALPLQAAVNSGLSPKVEQSLKASKISTQSLSVVTLPLTGPGNSTFFNADVSINPASTMKLVTTFAALELLGPTHQWKTEFYTDGPLKDGVLHGNLFLKGGGDPKLNMERLWLLLRDLRANGVHQISGDLVLDRSHFNQPALPTFNDDGGDTNKPYLVTPDALLVNLKAVRFVARTDGGKVHIAVEPPIAEIRIDNQVKALPAGKCPGWPDVRYNPVKQFDGTTVIVTGKLAEGCKAQTYLSLLDHPGYAAGTVRAIWQELGGKILGKDRLAEVPKDARLLARAFSPDLVEIIRDINKYSNNTMARQLFLSLGAQFRNEADGDDAKAAQRVIRSWLARKGLTAPHLVIENGSGLSRDERVSAREMAQLLQAAWKSPYAAEFISSLPLVAMDGTMRKRLHRTALAGEAHIKTGTLNNVRAIAGYSRDSNGNSWAVVAILNDQRPWGASSILDQVLIDLYRQPKP
- a CDS encoding YggL family protein codes for the protein MATNRSRRLRKKLCVDEFQELGFELNLNFKDDLAEEAIDAFLDQFLRDAMTANGLGYVGGDDYGLVCLAQRGSVSEEQRTQVEAWLKGRDELVDITVSPLMDVWYPESTINTPA
- a CDS encoding FUSC family protein; translation: MKSVLRKTFSWHAGPPAWGPAMVAGFGCALPLLLGLFSAHPGFLWASVGAFQAAQANPLHRLGMLRMLMLIGLGAGSAGLGFWAASDPLISLGLFGAFGFLLAWLQRFGSEAGKLGIGLAVCLCLGQGQQGLGNLDKPLAIAMLFILGGLWVMLLAFGLRGMHGLRMWPYMPRFVSLLKVLKRHAKRLPRQQWRLHALACTLAFSLAGLVVNLAELQRGYWLTLTVVTTLQLEFQGSLVRALQSSLASLAAAGLLILLGHSLQDPPLMVATLLPLIAISRAIQANHYGLFVLHTTVCFVLLAESLAQDWQLAEVRLLNALFGVVLVLFVALLMHGLSQLLGKHAKRVATPR